The following coding sequences are from one Triticum dicoccoides isolate Atlit2015 ecotype Zavitan chromosome 4A, WEW_v2.0, whole genome shotgun sequence window:
- the LOC119285993 gene encoding lipase-like isoform X1, producing MAPLRRAASAAVVLLALTGLFLLVFSPADAATAAVEGGELRRKQSDGGYSYNSTLAHILVEYASAVYTSDLTSLLTWTCPRCEGHTKGFEMIEIIVDVEKCLQAFVGVAPDPRSIIIAFRGTQEHSASNWIEDLFWKQLDVTYPGMPDAMVHHGFYSAYYNTTLRHEILKSVQWAWKTYGRLPINVVGHSMGGALASFCALDLSVKWGSHKVQLITFGQPRVGNPAFAEYFNEQVPRTIRVTHENDIVPHLPPYFYYLGEWTYHHFAREVWLRETIVGNVVTRNETVCDCSGEDPTCSRSVYGRSVADHLEYYGVNLHADSRGTCQFVIGTSNSAYGDILQVDGAIILSRYPQERYPVESI from the exons ATGGCGCCGCTAAGGCGGGCGGCGAGCGCGGCGGTGGTGCTGCTGGCCCTCACGGGACTTTTTCTTCTCGTGTTCTCTCCCGCGGACGCAGCAACGGCGGCGGTGGAAGGAGGAG AGCTCAGGAGGAAGCAATCTGATGGTGGTTACTCTTACAATAGTACTCTTGCTCATATTCTTGTTGAATATGCATCTGCT GTGTATACATCCGACCTAACCTCACTTTTGACATGGACTTGTCCAAGGTGTGAAGGTCACACGAAG GGTTTTGAGATGATAGAGATCATTGTAGATGTAGAGAAATGTCTACAG GCTTTTGTTGGAGTTGCCCCTGATCCACGATCCATAATAATTGCTTTTAGAGGCACCCAAGAACACAG TGCCTCAAATTGGATTGAAGATCTCTTCTGGAAGCAGCTAGATGTAACTTATCCAGGCATGCCAGATGCAATG GTCCACCATGGATTTTATTCTGCATATTATAATACAACTCTCCGGCATGAGATCCTGAAATCTGTTCAGTGGGCATGGAAGACATATGGAAGACTACCCATAAATGTTGTAGGTCACTCTATGGGAGGGGCTTTAGCTTCATTTTGTGCCCTTGATCTCTCT GTTAAATGGGGGTCACACAAAGTTCAGCTCATAACTTTTGGACAGCCTCGGGTAGGCAATCCTGCTTTTGCTGAATACTTCAACGAGCAGGTTCCAAGAACAATCCGCGTGACCCATGAAAATGACATTGTTCCACatttgccaccatacttttattacCTAGGCGAATGGACATATCACCACTTTGCAAGAGAG GTTTGGCTTCGTGAGACCATAGTAGGAAATGTGGTTACAAGGAATGAGACAGTCTGTGATTGTTCAGGCGAGGACCCAACCTGCAGCAG ATCGGTCTACGGGAGAAGTGTGGCAGATCATCTCGAGTATTATGGTGTTAACCTACATGCTGATTCAAGGGGAACCTGTCAATTTGTGATTGGCACATCCAACTCAGCCTATGGTGACATTCTTCAAGTTGATGGAGCTATCATCTTATCAAGATATCCACAGGAGCGATATCCTGTGGAATCTATCTAA
- the LOC119285993 gene encoding lipase-like isoform X2 produces the protein MAPLRRAASAAVVLLALTGLFLLVFSPADAATAAVEGGELRRKQSDGGYSYNSTLAHILVEYASAVYTSDLTSLLTWTCPRCEGHTKGFEMIEIIVDVEKCLQAFVGVAPDPRSIIIAFRGTQEHSASNWIEDLFWKQLDVTYPGMPDAMVHHGFYSAYYNTTLRHEILKSVQWAWKTYGRLPINVVGHSMGGALASFCALDLSVKWGSHKVQLITFGQPRVWLRETIVGNVVTRNETVCDCSGEDPTCSRSVYGRSVADHLEYYGVNLHADSRGTCQFVIGTSNSAYGDILQVDGAIILSRYPQERYPVESI, from the exons ATGGCGCCGCTAAGGCGGGCGGCGAGCGCGGCGGTGGTGCTGCTGGCCCTCACGGGACTTTTTCTTCTCGTGTTCTCTCCCGCGGACGCAGCAACGGCGGCGGTGGAAGGAGGAG AGCTCAGGAGGAAGCAATCTGATGGTGGTTACTCTTACAATAGTACTCTTGCTCATATTCTTGTTGAATATGCATCTGCT GTGTATACATCCGACCTAACCTCACTTTTGACATGGACTTGTCCAAGGTGTGAAGGTCACACGAAG GGTTTTGAGATGATAGAGATCATTGTAGATGTAGAGAAATGTCTACAG GCTTTTGTTGGAGTTGCCCCTGATCCACGATCCATAATAATTGCTTTTAGAGGCACCCAAGAACACAG TGCCTCAAATTGGATTGAAGATCTCTTCTGGAAGCAGCTAGATGTAACTTATCCAGGCATGCCAGATGCAATG GTCCACCATGGATTTTATTCTGCATATTATAATACAACTCTCCGGCATGAGATCCTGAAATCTGTTCAGTGGGCATGGAAGACATATGGAAGACTACCCATAAATGTTGTAGGTCACTCTATGGGAGGGGCTTTAGCTTCATTTTGTGCCCTTGATCTCTCT GTTAAATGGGGGTCACACAAAGTTCAGCTCATAACTTTTGGACAGCCTCGG GTTTGGCTTCGTGAGACCATAGTAGGAAATGTGGTTACAAGGAATGAGACAGTCTGTGATTGTTCAGGCGAGGACCCAACCTGCAGCAG ATCGGTCTACGGGAGAAGTGTGGCAGATCATCTCGAGTATTATGGTGTTAACCTACATGCTGATTCAAGGGGAACCTGTCAATTTGTGATTGGCACATCCAACTCAGCCTATGGTGACATTCTTCAAGTTGATGGAGCTATCATCTTATCAAGATATCCACAGGAGCGATATCCTGTGGAATCTATCTAA